A segment of the Mugil cephalus isolate CIBA_MC_2020 chromosome 13, CIBA_Mcephalus_1.1, whole genome shotgun sequence genome:
CTCATTGTCTTCTCTGGTGAGTCCATtataacagatgtgtgtatttataatgatgtgttgtgtacaaTCTGTCAGTAAATGATTGTCTTTGACTCGGCTCAGGTGTAAAAGTCTTGGTTCATCTGGTTCTTAGATGgataaatgtctctgactgcagtttctgctcagagccagatgtcatatttggaggaggtgaagttcaGAACATGTTAACAACTGCTTTGGTTCCTTTTACCaattttttcctgcaggtcagaaaggATCACGGTGCTCCACTCTACATCAtcaacctcctcatttctgatctggttcagctcctctgcatgaCTAGTGGTGTGGCGTACATTGGGTTGCTGTGggttgttgattttatttattattatggtcTGTTTACCAGCgttggcttcatggtgtgtatctccctagaaaggtaactatctgtctgatccagtttgtgtgtatctacgTCTGTGTCTAACCATTTTATTAGTCTATAATTATGATGCTCCTTAAAAGACTGTCTGACCAGTGagatatattttaacttttaactttaactaaGATAAGGTGATTATcaagaattaacaaatgaaaagttaagTATAAGAAAATAAACGTTGAAAATGTGACAATCAAAGCAGATCTCAAATGTGGGTGTGAAGAATGTGTGGAAGAAGTATTCAGATATGTTACTTATGTACATGTACTATAGTAGAAAGAGACTATAAAGATAATATTCCTGCACGGAAAATATAGttgaattaaaaagttaaaaactgtaacatgttACTGTTAGCccatgtttttgtgaaatagAAGTAGTTTGTCTCccaaatgttcatttaaaactgttacttgtgttaacttgtgttatctttgtcttgtatttacatttgtgacaAACACGCAagcgaataaataaataagaatccAGGAAGgggcaaacaccttttcacactgtaggtaaatgagctgctgtttatGTTAATACGGAGTTCACCAGGAAAAGATGTGATGTATGAACACTGATCACATTGTGtctctgtaatttataaattcacataaacaaaaggtgaaacataaaaataaagaagatgaaacaaaaacccaaactgGACAGTGAtagaaagtctgttttaaatgattcttggaggatgttttgttgaaataatatttgttgATATCTGTCATGATGATTcctgtgatcattttaattatatctGACCTCATATCTCATTTCCTCATATGAGCAGATTTGAATATGTGAACCTTCCTACATGCCCAATTCTGCTGtagactgtttagatgcagaggacagaacaaCACCAGTGAGAGAAACTCATTCAGGTGAgatctttttaacttttaaaggtaaatacatatattaaaaCACCTCACATGTAGTGATtattaagaaataacaaaatttaaatacatgaaagtaaatgttgaaaatgcGACAATCAAAGCAGCTTTTATGTGTAGGTATGAAGAATGTGTGGAGGAAGTATTTCACTTATGTACATACACTATAATAGAAAGAgaccataaaaataacattccAGCATGAAAAATATAGttgaattaaaactttaaaaaactgtgACGTGTTACTGTTCAGtttggttctgctcaaggttttttccCGTTATATTTTAAGATCAGGTTTTGTAaaacgtcttgagacaatttgttttgttattgaaaCTATAAATCAAATAACACTGAATCGTGCTGCTACTCTGATATTCTCCTACTTTGCAACTAACATGTAAtgacaatataaaatacattaaaacacacaatcttGTCATCACCTTATACAGTCACCCAgtgacacatacagtaacatTGCCTTAAGTAACCGAGGAACAAGCAAACTGGTGGAGGGGGCTGTATGGGGTGTGTAGATGGAGTGTGAGCCTGCAGCAGTGCAGAGTCCAGTGCATTGTTCTTGTGGCAGTTGTGTTGAATTGTGGTTGTGAACAGTAGTAGATGTGAGGACGGTGTTGATTAAACTGCTGGAGGAATGGGGAACAATAGAGGTTAAAGTTTTAGGCGTTATTAGGGCTTATTTGTCCTAAGTTGATGTTATTTTACCTAGTTGACTGTTTATAAAGAAGCTAAATACAAtttcatgaaaaacaacaaaaaagttattttattcattcattcatcattgaCTGTTCACATATGTACTGAACACCTTTATCCTgcagttgtttctttcttcctcctggTTTCTCTCCAACATTTATACTGAACTAAAGGTATACTGTGTTCAACGTACACCTCAAAGCTTCATGGACATCACTGAATGACATCAGACAGATAATCTCTCTAATCTCTCAAACACCAGGATTCAAACTGAACAAtggaacatttcaacaacagcaCCACATGGAGCGAAagttgtgaagaaaaaaacaacaactcaaagAACAATTTCACCTACTGCAATGTGATTTCTTTTGCTATTTTGGCAACGAGGGAATCAtctcatatatttatacatggATCATCGTCTGCATCAGTCTTCCTCTGATCCTACTGGCCATCTACATACTGTCTTCTCTGGTGAGTCCATTATAACAGATGAGTGTttttataatgatgtgttgtgtacagtctgtcagtAAATGATTGTCTTTGACTCGGCTCAGGTGTAAAAGTCTTGGTTCATCTGGTTCTTAGATGgataaatgtctctgactgcagtttctgctcagagccacatgtcatatttggaggaggtgaagttcagaacatgttaacaactgctttagttccttttaccaatgttttcctgcaggtcagaaaggATCACGGTGCTCCACTCTACGTCATCAACCTCCTCGTTTCTGACATCATTCAACTCCTCTGCATGACTGCTTGGGTGACAACCAACTGCGACATTATCTTCTTTTATCTTTATAATTATGGTCTGTTTACCAGCGTTGGCTTCATGGTGTTTATCTCCCTAGAAAGGTAACTATCtgtctgatccagtttgtgtgtatctacgtctgtgtctaaccattttattagtctataattctgatgctcctcaaagactgtctatgtgtgtctgtctttcattacaggtatTTGCTCATCGTCTGGCCGCTGTggtacagattcagaagaaccatcaagacctctgtggtggtctgtgtcctagtctggatccttcctcctgtttttttcctctcattgaTTATCTGGATCGATTTTCTGGTCACACAAACCATCGGAGGtgtctacctcctcctccccctccctctgttcatcttcttcctgggtGGGACTCTTAAAGCCCTGTCTGGATGCATCAGTGTCTCCTGTGATGAAAAACGAAGAATTGTGGCAGCTTTGGTCgtagtgctgcttatttacataCTGCTGTTCCTGCCCACTGCTATTCATCTGTTACTGCTAGGATTCCAACACATAATCAGCTATGATCTCTGGCTTGTGTCCAAAATTCTCATTCAACTGAGTCCTCTTGCAGActtaattttgtacattttcatgatAAAAGGAGCCACAGACAAGATTTTggcctcactgtgttgttgcaggatGCAGCTTCAGGAATCACCAGATGAACAGCATGAATAACGACAACATGTacacagtcagcttcatgtaggcaggaagtagacgttttagtttagttgttgtagtaggaggcagtggccagcaggtggtgctgctgctgtcatttctgactgcagaacacagagatccagGCAGAAGTCTGCTGCATGTTGCCTCCTTTTAAAGCAGCTCATCACTAACTGTTGTACAGCTGACACTGAGACAGCAGAGATCCAACAAGTAACAAGTTTCTCTCTAAAGCTGAGCGTTCTGCAGGGTGACAGTTTCTAAACTAGAAGAGTGAATCTGAATGTGCCATTTTTCTAGTTGTTGTTGCTTATAAAGCGctaaataaaactgctgttgATCATTTATTCAATTAAAGGTCCATATGATGtgattctgtttctcctccattGATTCCTCAGTGGGGaattctttctctccatttaacccatccactggttcacacagcagtgtgtactctgattttatttctttgcacaaacttttttttttttgctctgcctTATCTTGCACAACCTATCTCCCTGTCTCTATTTATATGCTTCAACTATATCATATTACCAATTTTTAGCAATTTGAATTCCcattccacactgtatatacagaatgtctttatatttctatGTTCCTCTGTATATTTTTCAGAGTGTTGTTAtctctttttatattctttcaTATTTGatattggttttattgttttttgtttatattcttGTCGGATTCTGCTCAATATATGggacaaataaacaatgtcttatgtcttatcAGTTTCTCATGTCCATTCATTTTTGTCACTCTTAAGGGTTTCAGATCATCACACAAGTTCCTTTAAAAACTGTTACTTGTGTTCACTTGTGTTATCTctactttacatttacatttgtgataaatatgcaaaaaaaataagaaaccagGAAGgggcaaacaccttttcacactgtagGCAAATGAGCAGAGTGAATATATGAACCTTCCTACATATGACATTCTGCTGtagactgtttagatgcagaggacagaatCAACAGTGAGAGGAACTCATTCAGGTGAgatctttttaacttttaacttttttaactCAGAAAAAgagattattaataaataacaaaaaaaaaaaaaagtatttagatATGTTATTTATGTACATATACTATACTTGAAAGAGACTATAAAGATAATATTCCAGCATGGAAAATATAGttgaatttaaagtaaaaatctgTAACATGTTACTGTTAAATTGGCTGTGATCTAGTGGTCAGAGAagcagttttgtttctgtgagtTCTATGTCCATGACTGAGGGTCCTTGAGCAAACACCTAAAAGCTCCACGCTCACTTggatgtgttcagtgtgtgtgttcatatactgtatatacatacaaaattgtgatgtgttcatcacaatttttcatagtagaCATATTTCTAAATGTGCTGTTGACATGGAATTTTCACCGGAGGCCTGTATCAGAAAGTGAGCTCAGATTACCCGGGGTTACTcccaacttatccagctgaacctatccacaacaatgacaatctggataagcgGTATCACGACGCTCGTTATCCACTCAGTAACTTAaaccaggtttgtcttgttgtgaatcggtgaacATGCATGTATAagggcgggttccaaggcagcagaccaatcacaagcATGAGCGTTGGTTCTacagcaaaaaggagcaaagactgattctactcaaatatgaagaaaaagtaaatctcaccgaaaagtcaaacaccgcgGCTGCATCGAAGAGACGCCATAAGGCATGGTAAGGGATTGCAGGTTGCATAAATCActcagtttacatttaacaaagccATGAAACCCACTCActgcgctgcatagatgaatcacGTGTATGGCAATTGGTGTCATTTCCCCGGATGTaactctggagtaaaaagaacgtgggagcagataaaatccaagcacaaaacattatttcatctggggagtaGGATTTCTTATTTCTATAATGTTATATGtgctacaataaagctggaagctgatgccacagttacatcatatcaatacatcaagtttttagcctgaatgaaatgatcctgattctgagcttAGCGGAGACAAATGGCTAAAATCtgctcttctttgtgtgattatcttCTGGAAAATGCGTTCACGCCGTCTTCTcatgatttgggctccaatctcaatcaggtcttcaatgaaaggacatgtgattctttcctgaacagctgattggccggtgggtggagccttttatcggattcagataaatcctgaaaggttaccctgacccgaagcaggttTGCCGTTCAGAGtgagttaccatggtaacgtaacTCGATTAGAATGAATCCAGTTTCGTGaccagggttaaccctgaagttacctcgatAAGCCCATAAACgtgcttcgtgatacaggcctcggGTGTTGGTAACAACTCAAGTAATTTACACATAGAAAgtaaccaaaacaaataagttcagaaattacgTTATGTGTAATACAGAGGGgaaaaatattgaacacacttactaatatttatttaatcctttgtacaaaagcctatgttggtaatgaagcttcaagatgcctcctgtatggagaaactagtcgcatgcattgTTCAGGTGAGATTTTGGCCCATTACGTGGGCCTTTTCTacgaactctgatttttagttctgtCCATAGATGTCCAGTTGGATtccagtcaggtgattggctggaccgttctagcagctttattttctctctctgaagccagttgaaagtttccttggctctgtgtttgggatcattgtcttaaCGAAATGTCCACCCtagtttcatcttcatcattctggtagatggcagcagatttttctccaGAATGTCTCGgaacatttttccattcatcctcccttcagttatatgaagtttgccagtagcatatgcagaaaaacagccccacaccatgatgttcccacctccaaattTCACTGTCCGTATGGTGTTTTtggtgtgttatggcatccaaagagttccaTTTTGccctcatctgaccagactaagttctcccagtattttgtccaaatgttgtggagcaaactttaaacgagcttcaacgtgctttttcttcagaaatggagtcttacatggtgagcgtgcatacaagccttattgttttctttgaaactgtTGTACCTGCTatttccaggtctttctgaagctccaCTAGTGCTtgactcttggacaactcttctgataattcttctTATTTCTCTGTCGCAAATCTTGTGAGGAGCACATGGTCGTGGCTGGTTTACAGTCGACTGATGTTTTTTCCACTTCCAAAttattcagaagtttagaaattcTTCTGCAACCAATGccaacaaaatgttttgcaacaataaggttgcgaaggtcttgagagagttctttcctttttccacctccctttctgcatgtgttcaatactttttccctctgttgttttacattattacacataactcaATTTCTGAACTTGTTTGttctggtttctttctatgtatggaatacttgggttgttaccaacacctggtgaacatttcatgtcagtagcacctttagaaattgtgatgtgttcaatacatattttacttattttaccagctgtatatacagtggtggaaaaaggttTTTGGACACCCTTGTGAAATAGTAGTAATTTGTCTcccaaacattcattttaaaaactgcatcttgtgttgtctttgtcttgtatttacatttgtgataaaacatgcaaaaaaaaaaaaaaaaaaaaaattaaaaaacaacaaaccagaaaGGGCCAAACACCTTTTAGGTAACTTTAGGTAAATGAGCTGCTTTGTATGTGTTAACAAAGTtctcaggaaaaaaagatgtgatgtatgaacactgatcacactgtggttctgtaatttataaattcacaaaagataaagaagatgaaacaaaaccacaaactggATGTTGATAGTaagtatattttaaatgattcttgGAGGTTTTTTGTGGAAATAATATTGGTTCATATGTGTAATAATGATTCCTTTGATCATATCTCACTTCCTCatatgtgcacatttaaatatgtgaacctTCCTACATGTCCCATTCTGCTGtagactgtttagatgcagaggacagagcCAACACTAGAGTGAGGAACTCATTCAGGTAAGATCTTACaacttttaatatatatatacataggtGGGAGTTAAGGTGTAAAGGAAAGGGGAACCATAGACGTTAAAGTATTAGGCATTATTAGGGCTTATTTATCCAAATTTGATGTTATTTTACCTAGTTAACTTTTATGGATTGTTTTGTTGATGTTCATTAAGATGCTGAACATAATTTCATGaataacaacagaaaagttCATGTattccatcattcatcattgaAAGTTCACATGCGGACTGGACACCTTTATCCtgcagttgtttgtttcttcctccttgTTTCTCTCCAACATTTATACTGAACTAAAGGTATACTGTGTTCAACGTACACCTCAAAGCTTCATGACATCACTGAATGACATCAGACAGATAATCTCTCTAATCTCTCAGACACCAGGATTCAAACTGAACAATGGCACATTTCAACATCAGCAACACATGGAACGAAAGttatgaagaaaacaacaacagcaacagcttcaacaacaatgaacacaacaatTTCCAATACTGCACCATTAATAGCTGCgataaacacaaagcagcattCATCTCATATGTTATTACATGGATCATCGTCTGCATCAGCCTTCCTTTGACCCTACTGGCCATCTActcactgtcttctctggtgagtccattatgacagatgtgtgtatttataatgatgtgttgtgtacagtctgtcagtAAATGATTGTCTTTGACTCGGCTCAGATTTAAAAGTCTTCGTTCATCTGGTTCTTAGATGgataaatgtctctgactgcagtttctgctcagagccacatgtcatatttggaggaggtgaagttcaGAACATGTTAACAACTGCTTTAGTTCCTTTTACCAATGTTTTCCGGCAGGTCAGAAAGGATCACGGTGCTCCACTCTACGTCAtcaacctcctcatttctgaTCTGGTTCAGCTCATCTGCATGATTGCTGGGGTGGCTTCCGGGGAGTTCTTGGCTGCTGGAGTTTTCTTCTATCATTATGGTCTGTTGTCCAGCgttggcttcatggtgtgtatCTCCCTAGAAAGGTAACTATCTGTCtcatccagtttgtgtgtatctacgtctgtgtctaaccattttattagtctataattctgatgctcctcaaagactgtctatgtgtgtctgtctttcattacaggtatCTGGTCATCGTCTGGCCGCTGTggtacagattcagaagaacCATCAAGACCTCTGTGGTGGTCTGTGTCCTAGCCTGGatccttcctcctgtttttttcctcccattctATTACAGTTTGGGTTTTCTGACCACACAAACCATCGTAggtgtcttcctcctcctccccctccctctgttcatcttcttcctgggtGGGAGTCTTAAAGCGCTGTCTGGATGcatcagtgtctcctctgatgaaaaacaaagaattgtATCAGTTTTGGTCgtagtgctgcttatttacacactGCTGTTCATGCCCACTGTGATTCTTGTGTTTCTGGTAACAATCACAGACAGAACCAACTTTGAACTTTGGACTGCGTCCAACATTCTCATTCAGCTGAGTCCTCTTGTAGACTTGATTTTGTACTTTTTCATGATAAAAGGAGCCACAGACAAGATTTTggcctcactgtgttgttgcaggatgcagcttcaggaatcatcagatgaacagcatgaataacgacagcatgtacacagtcagcttcatgtaggcaggaagtagaagttttagtttagttggtGTAGTAGGAGGCAGtggccagcaggtggtgctgctgtcatttctgactgcagaacacagagatccagGCAGAAGTctctagtttagtttagtttagtttagtttagtttagtcatATTCAGAATATGAATTTAggtacaaaaaatgaaatagaaaaactTAACATATTCACTCACTCATATCTATATCTAATGGGATATCTATTCCTCAATAGTTTTtcattgtttggtttgtgttgaacTCTTTAACATCCATTTCCAAAGAATTCTTTGAGAACACACAACTTCCTCTCAGCTCATACACACTCTGTCTTTTATGAAACAACTTCTGGATACGTAGTGGCAGTAGATTAACATGTACCTTGTACATCAACAGTGATATTTTGAAATCTACAAGTTCATTGAATTTGAGAATTTGACAAGTtatgaataatttgtttgtggtttcctgACAATGAACTCCTATTGATAATTGTAATTGCACCTTTCTGAAGCAGATAAATTGGATTAGTGATCAGTAAGTAGTTCTAAGTATGAAGAATTTCTTTTGCTTGATATAAGATTGAgacatttgatattttctttgtaATATAAACAGTATGTGGTTTCCAAAACAATTTATGGTCGATAATAATAACTCATAAGAATCTATTCTCATCAAGTCTTCCTATTTCAATTTTATCTATCATGATTTGAACCTTATGATTAAGTACAATTTCCAAAGATcatatattcagttttattcacatttaatgatAATTGGCACGGTACAAAATATCTAACTCCAGAAGCAGTTCAAGGTTTTTaccagaacaaaacaaataagtatcATCTCCAAATAagacaaaatttaacaaattagacACATTACAGATATCATGTATGGAGTGTATAAATAATCTTGGAAAAAGTAGTGATCCTTGCAGTCTGTAGCAAGTCAGACTTGTTGTCATGAATCTGAACATATGTTGCAAACTTGTTTACAAGACAGTTAATTAATCCATGGTTCCATGGACAGTTAATACACCTGTTTAAATTGATTGATTCAAGATAATTATGTGTTGAAACTTTTTGTGCTGTCATTCTTGGCCAGGTCTCTCTTGCAAAAGAGATCTTGGATCTCAATGggacaaacctggttaaataaaggttataataataataataataataataataataataataataataataataataatggtaatgTGATATTGATAATGACATTGTTCAGCTAgatcactgaaacacagtcGTAGTGTGATAATGAGACATGTGACAGCTGATCATGGACTGACATATTGATTCACCACATATCTGATATCTCATTTCCTCATATGAGCAGATTTGAATATGTGAACTTTCCtacatgtcacattctgctgtagactgtttagatgcagaggacagaaccaacaCCAGTGGTCCATGCTAAGTTAAAATCCTTTCTTGATGAGCACGATGTCCTGGAGGGATTTCAATCTGgttttaaaacactgcacagcACAGAGTCGGCTCTACCGAGAGTTTTTAATGACATCCTCCTGACAAATGTCTCTGGTGATTTTGTTGTCCTTGTCCTGACGTAATCGCAGCCTTTGACACCGTGGACCGTAACACTCTTTTAAGTGGTCGACTACAACACCTAGTGGGCATTTGCGGTACTGCCATCACTTGGTTCAGGTCTGGCAGACAGAACCATGCATGTGAGCCTGGGTGATTCCGAGTCCTGCTCTGCCCCTCTGTTATATGGGGCTCCATTGCTATGTTGATGACACTCAGGTATATATACCATTTAAG
Coding sequences within it:
- the LOC125019032 gene encoding mas-related G-protein coupled receptor member A6-like, which encodes MAHFNISNTWNESYEENNNSNSFNNNEHNNFQYCTINSCDKHKAAFISYVITWIIVCISLPLTLLAIYSLSSLVRKDHGAPLYVINLLISDLVQLICMIAGVASGEFLAAGVFFYHYGLLSSVGFMVCISLERYLVIVWPLWYRFRRTIKTSVVVCVLAWILPPVFFLPFYYSLGFLTTQTIVGVFLLLPLPLFIFFLGGSLKALSGCISVSSDEKQRIVSVLVVVLLIYTLLFMPTVILVFLVTITDRTNFELWTASNILIQLSPLVDLILYFFMIKGATDKILASLCCCRISAAPGGAEVQAEDQRGQSPCPCS